The following are encoded together in the Desulfuromonas thiophila genome:
- a CDS encoding DUF1574 family protein, translated as MSTAIRSVLGKLLLACSLGGLLYAILLHCSDQGRQRDSAIFQLEQLKTRLRQPHPRQNILLGDSRALAVNFSGTLADAPVNLAFSNSGGLYPYIYCLQNYLENHPAPQRIYWSFIPLMLTDTWEIFKQPAPVGVPEIYRAARLYTLKNLLNPRDYPIFMRFPASSRAILAAKLLIDPEAAIQYLASGGRPADFSRNYNPASGALLFDLERQWHYTESTYLEQVPFVPAQQAIAFFEQFLELARQHQIQVCCFNMPIPRPIHEKRQQQGFYRRYFAILEDFRSRFPETFFYSDLIPAYDCDEFSDGSHLNKAGADHFEHETWPQLVRNFPQGERG; from the coding sequence ATGTCGACCGCTATCCGATCGGTGCTGGGCAAACTGCTGCTGGCCTGCAGCCTTGGCGGCCTGCTTTACGCCATCCTGCTCCATTGCAGCGATCAGGGACGGCAACGCGACAGCGCCATCTTTCAGCTGGAACAGCTAAAAACCCGTTTGCGGCAACCACACCCCCGACAGAACATCCTGCTGGGTGACAGCCGGGCGCTGGCCGTCAACTTCAGCGGCACCCTGGCCGACGCTCCCGTCAATCTGGCATTTTCCAACAGCGGCGGTCTCTATCCCTATATCTATTGCCTGCAAAACTATCTTGAAAACCACCCGGCGCCACAGCGCATCTACTGGTCATTCATCCCGCTCATGCTCACCGATACCTGGGAGATTTTCAAACAGCCCGCGCCCGTCGGTGTCCCGGAAATCTACCGTGCCGCCCGCCTATACACCTTAAAGAATCTGCTCAATCCGCGTGACTACCCAATCTTTATGCGTTTCCCGGCCAGCAGCCGGGCCATCCTGGCCGCCAAACTGCTGATCGATCCTGAAGCCGCCATCCAGTATCTGGCCAGCGGCGGCCGACCAGCCGACTTCTCCCGCAACTACAATCCGGCCAGCGGAGCCTTGCTGTTCGATCTGGAACGGCAATGGCATTACACCGAAAGCACCTATCTCGAACAAGTACCGTTCGTTCCAGCACAACAGGCCATCGCTTTCTTCGAGCAGTTTCTTGAACTGGCCCGACAGCATCAGATCCAGGTCTGCTGTTTCAACATGCCCATCCCCCGCCCCATTCATGAAAAACGCCAGCAACAAGGATTTTACCGGCGTTATTTCGCAATTCTGGAGGATTTCCGCAGCCGCTTTCCCGAAACCTTTTTTTACAGTGACCTCATTCCCGCCTACGACTGCGACGAATTCAGCGACGGCAGCCACCTCAACAAGGCTGGTGCTGATCATTTCGAACACGAAACCTGGCCGCAACTTGTCAGAAACTTTCCGCAAGGCGAGCGCGGCTGA